The following coding sequences are from one Kogia breviceps isolate mKogBre1 chromosome X, mKogBre1 haplotype 1, whole genome shotgun sequence window:
- the RTL4 gene encoding retrotransposon Gag-like protein 4: MHIRITWRILLKWNTDSVGLGWDLRVCISNNVPGDAQTAGSLIVWSSKGQEPSLCPSGNKTTVCPLVSNIGTQFCLVSLDSRRYNRELHRITTYQSALLKQYENFVLELQQSFGEPTKQEMNPLVNAKVDKRDNFSQQDATTFQLLAQNQRYNETNQSDHFQEELADSIQAEVSGTDLMDNLPDLITQCIQLDKQRSDRPELLQSEAQIPVLASLIHHQALSNPTGPLPKEDPIQLRGSQPPLTPAKRARQQETQSCLYCSQAGHFTRDCLAKRSRAPARINNPAHQ; the protein is encoded by the exons ATGCACATTCGAATCACCTggagaatcttgttaaaatggaacactgattcagtaggtctggggtgggaccttagagtctgcatttccaacaaCGTCCCTGGTGATGCCCAAACTGCTGGTTCCCTGATCGTTTGGAGTAGCAAGGGGCAAGAACCATCATTATGCCCAAGTGGT AACAAAACCACTGTCTGCCCATTGGTATCCAATATTGGTACTCAATTCTGCTTAGTCTCACTTGATTCCAGAAGATACAATAGAGAATTACACAGAATCACCACCTACCAGAGTGCTCTGTTGAAGCAATATGAGAACTTTGTTCTTGAGTTACAGCAGTCATTTGGTGAGCCCACAAAACAGGAAATGAACCCCTTGGTGAATGCTAAGGTTGACAAAAGGGACAACTTCTCTCAGCAGGATGCCACTACTTTCCAACTCCTTGCTCAAAATCAGAGATATAATGAAACCAATCAGAGTGATCACTTCCAAGAGGAACTAGCTGACTCCATTCAGGCTGAAGTAAGTGGCACAGATCTGATGGACAATCTCCCAGACCTTATCACTCAGTGTATTCAGTTGGATAAGCAACGTAGTGACAGGCCAGAGCTCCTTCAGTCAGAGGCCCAGATCCCAGTGTTGGCTTCCCTGATCCACCACCAAGCCCTCTCCAACCCCACAGGTCCACTACCCAAGGAAGACCCTATACAGCTTCGAGGAAGCCAGCCGCCTCTCACTCCAGCCAAACGAGCCCGCCAGCAAGAAACTCAGTCATGCCTCTACTGCAGCCAGGCTGGTCACTTCACAAGAGATTGCCTTGCCAAACGTTCTCGAGCCCCAGCAAGGATAAATAACCCAGCTCACCAGTAA